One part of the Arabidopsis thaliana chromosome 1 sequence genome encodes these proteins:
- a CDS encoding ELKS/Rab6-interacting/CAST family protein gives MGFGSVYRSLTEIFPQIDARILRAVAIEHPKDADEAAAVVLSEIIPSFSSNLFHNFTQSSYKSSGSISEREVEHGLEDVASRCRPFLGASGSKASTSSSSSSSETLPLVVTRDHNTRALSTDLVSNMNELTTLQPNVDPDVCHKDLESEEIQSVKKARGKENGNYDLFDNVKLASNFWEDLGFDITWNQAENAVSKLVDSTPGDTMTTTQQGSCFEVGHGSTNLVDETSNRSLFSENGDTEIGDAFSTSTHVCSVDQLEDIIEDAKSNKKNLLTEMETVTNIMREVELKEKDAEKSKEEAARGGLDTLQKVEELKKMLEHAKEANDMHAGEVYGEKSILATEVKELENRLLNLSEERNKSLAILDEMRGSLEIRLAAALELKKTAEKEKKDKEDSALKALAEQEANMEKVVQESKLLQQEAEENSKLRDFLMDRGQIVDTLQGEISVICQDVKLLKEKFENRVPLTKSISSSFTSSCGSSMKSLVLENPSERLNGVTETSNNNKFPEAAAFFMNKEKDDCRDLLEDGWDIFDKETEQVVWY, from the exons ATGGGTTTCGGTTCTGTTTATCGATCTCTAACGGAAATATTTCCTCAG ATTGATGCACGAATTTTGAGGGCTGTTGCAATAGAACACCCAAAGGATGCTGATGAAGCTGCTGCTGTGGTTCTTTCAGAGATTATTCCTTCCTTTTCCTCAAATTTGTTCCATAATTTTACTCAATCTTCGTACAAGTCATCTGGAAGCATTTCAGAGCGCGAAG TAGAACATGGTTTGGAAGATGTTGCTTCTAGGTGCCGCCCTTTTCTTGGAGCTTCTGGCTCAAAGGCCagcacttcttcttcttcttcttcttcagaaactCTTCCCCTGGTTGTTACCCGTGACCACAATACCCGTGCTCTAAGTACTGATTTGGTCTCAAACATGAACGAGCTAACAACCTTGCAACCAAATGTTGATCCTGATGTTTGCCATAAAGACCTTGAAAGTGAGGAAATTCAATCAGTGAAAAAGGCTCGTGGAAAAGAGAATGGAAACTATGATTTATTTG ATAATGTTAAATTGGCTAGCAATTTTTGGGAAGATCTTGGTTTTGATATCACATGGAATCAAGCAGAAAATGCTGTATCGAAGCTGGTCGATTCAACTCCTGGGGATACTATGACAACTACACAGCAAGGTTCATGTTTTGAAGTTGGCCATGGGAGTACAAATCTTGTGGACGAGACTTCAAATCGTTCTTTGTTCTCTGAAAATGGTGATACTGAAATAGGTGATGCTTTTAGCACATCAACGCATGTATGCAGCGTTGATCAACTTGAAGATATTATTGAAGATGCCAAAAGTAATAAG AAAAACTTGCTTACTGAGATGGAAACGGTTACAAATATAATGAGAGAAGTTGAACTAAAGGAGAAAGATGCAGAGAAGTCAAAGGAGGAAGCTGCTAGGGGAGGTTTAGATACTCTTCAAAAGGTTGAGGAGCTCAAGAAGATGCTGGAACATGCGAAGGAAGCAAATGACATG CATGCTGGAGAAGTATATGGAGAGAAGTCAATTTTGGCCACTGAAGTAAAAGAGCTTGAAAACCGGTTGCTCAACTtatcagaagaaagaaacaaatctcttGCTATCCTTGATGAG ATGCGAGGAAGTCTCGAAATAAGACTAGCAGCAGCACTGGAGTTGAAAAAGACTgctgagaaagaaaagaaagacaaagaagattcTGCACTTAAGGCACTTGCTGAGCAAGAAGCCAACATGGAGAAAGTGGTCCAAGAATCGAAGCTTCTACAGCAGGAGGCAGAGGAAAATTCCAAG CTTCGAGATTTTCTTATGGATCGTGGTCAGATTGTTGATACCTTACA AGGAGAAATTTCTGTGATCTGTCAAGATGTGAAGctgttgaaagaaaaatttgaaaaccgAGTGCCTTTAACCAAATCGATCTCCTCAAGCTTCACTAGTTCATGCGGATCATCTATGAAAAGCTTGGTGCTCGAGAACCCTTCTGAGCGATTGAATGGAGTGACTGAAAcctcaaacaacaacaagttcCCAGAAGCAGCAGCTTTCTTCatgaacaaagagaaagatgattGTAGAGATCTTCTTGAAGATGGATGGGACATCTTTGACAAGGAGACCGAACAAGTTGTTTGGTACTGA
- the ATDUF1 gene encoding agenet domain protein (DOMAIN OF UNKNOWN FUNCTION 724 1) (DOMAIN OF UNKNOWN FUNCTION 724 1 (ATDUF1); FUNCTIONS IN: RNA binding; INVOLVED IN: biological_process unknown; LOCATED IN: nucleus; EXPRESSED IN: 30 plant structures; EXPRESSED DURING: 14 growth stages; CONTAINS InterPro DOMAIN/s: Tudor-like, plant (InterPro:IPR014002), Agenet (InterPro:IPR008395), Protein of unknown function DUF724 (InterPro:IPR007930); BEST Arabidopsis thaliana protein match is: DOMAIN OF UNKNOWN FUNCTION 724 6 (TAIR:AT2G47230.1); Has 656 Blast hits to 530 proteins in 96 species: Archae - 2; Bacteria - 31; Metazoa - 151; Fungi - 36; Plants - 287; Viruses - 0; Other Eukaryotes - 149 (source: NCBI BLink).): MAIFKDCEVEIFSEEDGFRNAWYRAILEETPTNPTSESKKLRFSYMTKSLNKEGSSSPPTVEQRFIRPVPPENLYNGVVFEEGTMVDADYKHRWRTGVVINKMENDSYLVLFDCPPDIIQFETKHLRAHLDWTGSEWVQPEVRELSKSMFSPGTLVEVSCVIDKVEVSWVTAMIVKEIEESGEKKFIVKVCNKHLSCRVDEAKPNMTVDSCCVRPRPPLFFVEEYDLRDCVEVFHGSSWRQGVVKGVHIEKQYTVTLEATKDKLVVKHSDLRPFKVWEDGVWHNGPQQKPVKESPSNAIKQKPMCSSSGARPMTPKMATKHARISFNPEENVEELSVAETVAATGKLEKMGIAEESVSCVTPLKQTEANAEGNKLEPMRNQNCLRNDSTQQMLPEEENSKDGSTKRKREEKHNSASSVMDEIDGTCNGSESEISNTGKSICNNDDVDDQPLSTELPYYQSLSVVNSFAADAEETPAKSARTISPFAKKLPFWKSYETDELYKSLPQSPHFSPLFKAKEDIREWSAVGMMVTFYCLLKEVKDLQLDDSSSKLSSLSSSLAELEKHGFNVTDPLSRISKVLPLQDKRAKKAEERKCLEKKIECEEIERKRFEEEFADFERIIIEKKRQALVAKEKKEAADKRIGEMKTCAETIDQEIKDEELEFQTTVSTPW; the protein is encoded by the exons ATGGCGATTTTCAAAGATTGTGAAGTAGAGATCTTCTCTGAAGAAGATGGGTTTAGAAACGCTTGGTACAGAGCAATTCTGGAGGAAACCCCAACGAATCCGACATCGGAAAGCAAAAAGCTACGATTTAGTTACATGACGAAGTCGCTCAACAAAGAAGGTTCTTCGTCTCCTCCAACGGTCGAACAGAGGTTCATAAGACCGGTTCCGCCGGAAAACCTTTACAACGGCGTCGTTTTTGAGGAAGGAACGATGGTTGATGCTGATTACAAACACAGATGGAGAACCGGCGTTGTGATAAATAAAATGGAGAACGACAGCTATTTGGTTCTCTTCGATTGTCCACCAGACATTATTCAGTTCGAGACAAAGCATTTGCGAGCACATCTTGACTGGACGGGTTCGGAATGGGTCCAACCAGAAGTCAGGGAACTGAGTAAGTCCATGTTTAGCCCTGGGACATTAGTTGAAGTAAGTTGTGTAATAGATAAAGTTGAAGTTTCCTGGGTTACGGCAATGATAGTTAAGGAGATTGAGGAGAGTGGTGAGAAGAAATTTATAGTGAAGGTATGCAATAAACACTTGAGTTGCCGTGTTGATGAGGCAAAACCAAACATGACGGTTGATTCATGCTGTGTTAGGCCTAGACCGCCTCTTTTTTTCGTTGAAGAGTATGACTTGCGTGATTGTGTAGAGGTGTTTCATGGTTCGAGTTGGCGTCAAGGGGTGGTGAAGGGAGTTCACATTGAGAAACAGTACACGGTTACTTTAGAGGCTACCAAGGATAAGTTGGTCGTGAAACACTCGGATCTTAGGCCTTTTAAGGTGTGGGAAGATGGGGTTTGGCATAACGGACCACAGCAGAAACCCGTAAAGGAAAGTCCTTCCAACGCCATCAAACAGAAGCCAATGTGCTCTTCTTCTGGTGCTAGGCCAATGACTCCTAAAATGGCTACAAAACATGCGAGAATATCTTTTAACCCTGAGGAAAATGTCGAGGAACTCTCTGTAGCTGAAACTGTTGCTGCCACTGGAAAGTTGGAAAAGATGGGGATTG CAGAAGAATCTGTTTCATGTGTAACACCGTTGAAACAAACAGAGGCCAACGCTGAAGGAAACAAACTTGAGCCGATGCGGAATCAGAATTGCTTGAGAAATGATTCAACTCAACAGATGTTGCCTGAGGAGGAGAATAGCAAAGACGGGAGCacaaaaaggaagagagaagaaaaacacaacTCAGCTTCTTCCGTTATGGATGAAATTGATGGGACTTGTAATGGTTCAGAGTCTGAGATTAGTAATACAGGTAAAAGTATCTGCAAcaatgatgatgttgatgatcagCCGCTCTCTACTGAGCTACCATATTATCAGAGCTTGAGTGTGGTGAACAGTTTTGCTGCTGATGCAGAGGAAACTCCAGCAAAGAGTGCACGAACTATTTCTCCTTTTGCAAAGAAGTTACCGTTTTGGAAAAGCTATGAAACAGATGAATTGTACAAATCATTACCACAAAGTCCTCATTTCAGCCCGTTGTTCAAGGCTAAAGAAGATATCCGCGAATGGTCCGCGGTTGGTATGATGGTGACTTTCTATTGTTTATTAAAGGAAGTCAAAGATCTGCAGCTCGATGATTCCTCAAGCAAACTAAGTAGCCTCAGTAGTTCTTTGGCGGAGCTCGAGAAGCACGGTTTCAACGTTACAGATCCATTGTCACGGATCAGCAAAGTGTTGCCCCTCCAAGATAAGCGAGCAAAGAAAGCGGAGGAAAGAAAATGtcttgagaagaagattgaatgTGAAGAGATCGAAAGGAAGAGGTTTGAAGAAGAGTTTGCTGACTTTGAACGCATAATtattgagaagaagagacaagcATTGGTTgccaaggagaagaaagaagcggCTGACAAAAGGATTGGTGAAATGAAGACATGTGCAGAAACCATTGATCAAGAGATCAAAGATGAGGAGCTTGAGTTTCAGACAACTGTCTCGACTCCATGGTAA
- a CDS encoding ELKS/Rab6-interacting/CAST family protein produces MGFGSVYRSLTEIFPQIDARILRAVAIEHPKDADEAAAVVLSEIIPSFSSNLFHNFTQSSYKSSGSISEREVEHGLEDVASRCRPFLGASGSKASTSSSSSSSETLPLVVTRDHNTRALSTDLVSNMNELTTLQPNVDPDVCHKDLESEEIQSVKKARGKENGNYDLFENAVSKLVDSTPGDTMTTTQQGSCFEVGHGSTNLVDETSNRSLFSENGDTEIGDAFSTSTHVCSVDQLEDIIEDAKSNKKNLLTEMETVTNIMREVELKEKDAEKSKEEAARGGLDTLQKVEELKKMLEHAKEANDMHAGEVYGEKSILATEVKELENRLLNLSEERNKSLAILDEMRGSLEIRLAAALELKKTAEKEKKDKEDSALKALAEQEANMEKVVQESKLLQQEAEENSKLRDFLMDRGQIVDTLQGEISVICQDVKLLKEKFENRVPLTKSISSSFTSSCGSSMKSLVLENPSERLNGVTETSNNNKFPEAAAFFMNKEKDDCRDLLEDGWDIFDKETEQVVWY; encoded by the exons ATGGGTTTCGGTTCTGTTTATCGATCTCTAACGGAAATATTTCCTCAG ATTGATGCACGAATTTTGAGGGCTGTTGCAATAGAACACCCAAAGGATGCTGATGAAGCTGCTGCTGTGGTTCTTTCAGAGATTATTCCTTCCTTTTCCTCAAATTTGTTCCATAATTTTACTCAATCTTCGTACAAGTCATCTGGAAGCATTTCAGAGCGCGAAG TAGAACATGGTTTGGAAGATGTTGCTTCTAGGTGCCGCCCTTTTCTTGGAGCTTCTGGCTCAAAGGCCagcacttcttcttcttcttcttcttcagaaactCTTCCCCTGGTTGTTACCCGTGACCACAATACCCGTGCTCTAAGTACTGATTTGGTCTCAAACATGAACGAGCTAACAACCTTGCAACCAAATGTTGATCCTGATGTTTGCCATAAAGACCTTGAAAGTGAGGAAATTCAATCAGTGAAAAAGGCTCGTGGAAAAGAGAATGGAAACTATGATTTATTTG AAAATGCTGTATCGAAGCTGGTCGATTCAACTCCTGGGGATACTATGACAACTACACAGCAAGGTTCATGTTTTGAAGTTGGCCATGGGAGTACAAATCTTGTGGACGAGACTTCAAATCGTTCTTTGTTCTCTGAAAATGGTGATACTGAAATAGGTGATGCTTTTAGCACATCAACGCATGTATGCAGCGTTGATCAACTTGAAGATATTATTGAAGATGCCAAAAGTAATAAG AAAAACTTGCTTACTGAGATGGAAACGGTTACAAATATAATGAGAGAAGTTGAACTAAAGGAGAAAGATGCAGAGAAGTCAAAGGAGGAAGCTGCTAGGGGAGGTTTAGATACTCTTCAAAAGGTTGAGGAGCTCAAGAAGATGCTGGAACATGCGAAGGAAGCAAATGACATG CATGCTGGAGAAGTATATGGAGAGAAGTCAATTTTGGCCACTGAAGTAAAAGAGCTTGAAAACCGGTTGCTCAACTtatcagaagaaagaaacaaatctcttGCTATCCTTGATGAG ATGCGAGGAAGTCTCGAAATAAGACTAGCAGCAGCACTGGAGTTGAAAAAGACTgctgagaaagaaaagaaagacaaagaagattcTGCACTTAAGGCACTTGCTGAGCAAGAAGCCAACATGGAGAAAGTGGTCCAAGAATCGAAGCTTCTACAGCAGGAGGCAGAGGAAAATTCCAAG CTTCGAGATTTTCTTATGGATCGTGGTCAGATTGTTGATACCTTACA AGGAGAAATTTCTGTGATCTGTCAAGATGTGAAGctgttgaaagaaaaatttgaaaaccgAGTGCCTTTAACCAAATCGATCTCCTCAAGCTTCACTAGTTCATGCGGATCATCTATGAAAAGCTTGGTGCTCGAGAACCCTTCTGAGCGATTGAATGGAGTGACTGAAAcctcaaacaacaacaagttcCCAGAAGCAGCAGCTTTCTTCatgaacaaagagaaagatgattGTAGAGATCTTCTTGAAGATGGATGGGACATCTTTGACAAGGAGACCGAACAAGTTGTTTGGTACTGA
- a CDS encoding ELKS/Rab6-interacting/CAST family protein: MGFGSVYRSLTEIFPQIDARILRAVAIEHPKDADEAAAVVLSEIIPSFSSNLFHNFTQSSYKSSGSISEREVEHGLEDVASRCRPFLGASGSKASTSSSSSSSETLPLVVTRDHNTRALSTDLVSNMNELTTLQPNVDPDVCHKDLESEEIQSVKKARGKENGNYDLFGRCFDVTSNAKIGLDVPEDDIASVVSLFSLDNVKLASNFWEDLGFDITWNQAENAVSKLVDSTPGDTMTTTQQGSCFEVGHGSTNLVDETSNRSLFSENGDTEIGDAFSTSTHVCSVDQLEDIIEDAKSNKKNLLTEMETVTNIMREVELKEKDAEKSKEEAARGGLDTLQKVEELKKMLEHAKEANDMHAGEVYGEKSILATEVKELENRLLNLSEERNKSLAILDEMRGSLEIRLAAALELKKTAEKEKKDKEDSALKALAEQEANMEKVVQESKLLQQEAEENSKLRDFLMDRGQIVDTLQGEISVICQDVKLLKEKFENRVPLTKSISSSFTSSCGSSMKSLVLENPSERLNGVTETSNNNKFPEAAAFFMNKEKDDCRDLLEDGWDIFDKETEQVVWY; this comes from the exons ATGGGTTTCGGTTCTGTTTATCGATCTCTAACGGAAATATTTCCTCAG ATTGATGCACGAATTTTGAGGGCTGTTGCAATAGAACACCCAAAGGATGCTGATGAAGCTGCTGCTGTGGTTCTTTCAGAGATTATTCCTTCCTTTTCCTCAAATTTGTTCCATAATTTTACTCAATCTTCGTACAAGTCATCTGGAAGCATTTCAGAGCGCGAAG TAGAACATGGTTTGGAAGATGTTGCTTCTAGGTGCCGCCCTTTTCTTGGAGCTTCTGGCTCAAAGGCCagcacttcttcttcttcttcttcttcagaaactCTTCCCCTGGTTGTTACCCGTGACCACAATACCCGTGCTCTAAGTACTGATTTGGTCTCAAACATGAACGAGCTAACAACCTTGCAACCAAATGTTGATCCTGATGTTTGCCATAAAGACCTTGAAAGTGAGGAAATTCAATCAGTGAAAAAGGCTCGTGGAAAAGAGAATGGAAACTATGATTTATTTGGTAGGTGTTTTGATGTTACGAGCAATGCAAAAATTGGTTTGGATGTGCCAGAGGATGATATTGCCTCAgtcgtctctctcttttccctAGATAATGTTAAATTGGCTAGCAATTTTTGGGAAGATCTTGGTTTTGATATCACATGGAATCAAGCAGAAAATGCTGTATCGAAGCTGGTCGATTCAACTCCTGGGGATACTATGACAACTACACAGCAAGGTTCATGTTTTGAAGTTGGCCATGGGAGTACAAATCTTGTGGACGAGACTTCAAATCGTTCTTTGTTCTCTGAAAATGGTGATACTGAAATAGGTGATGCTTTTAGCACATCAACGCATGTATGCAGCGTTGATCAACTTGAAGATATTATTGAAGATGCCAAAAGTAATAAG AAAAACTTGCTTACTGAGATGGAAACGGTTACAAATATAATGAGAGAAGTTGAACTAAAGGAGAAAGATGCAGAGAAGTCAAAGGAGGAAGCTGCTAGGGGAGGTTTAGATACTCTTCAAAAGGTTGAGGAGCTCAAGAAGATGCTGGAACATGCGAAGGAAGCAAATGACATG CATGCTGGAGAAGTATATGGAGAGAAGTCAATTTTGGCCACTGAAGTAAAAGAGCTTGAAAACCGGTTGCTCAACTtatcagaagaaagaaacaaatctcttGCTATCCTTGATGAG ATGCGAGGAAGTCTCGAAATAAGACTAGCAGCAGCACTGGAGTTGAAAAAGACTgctgagaaagaaaagaaagacaaagaagattcTGCACTTAAGGCACTTGCTGAGCAAGAAGCCAACATGGAGAAAGTGGTCCAAGAATCGAAGCTTCTACAGCAGGAGGCAGAGGAAAATTCCAAG CTTCGAGATTTTCTTATGGATCGTGGTCAGATTGTTGATACCTTACA AGGAGAAATTTCTGTGATCTGTCAAGATGTGAAGctgttgaaagaaaaatttgaaaaccgAGTGCCTTTAACCAAATCGATCTCCTCAAGCTTCACTAGTTCATGCGGATCATCTATGAAAAGCTTGGTGCTCGAGAACCCTTCTGAGCGATTGAATGGAGTGACTGAAAcctcaaacaacaacaagttcCCAGAAGCAGCAGCTTTCTTCatgaacaaagagaaagatgattGTAGAGATCTTCTTGAAGATGGATGGGACATCTTTGACAAGGAGACCGAACAAGTTGTTTGGTACTGA